One Sanguibacter sp. HDW7 DNA window includes the following coding sequences:
- a CDS encoding MFS transporter, giving the protein MEGVASTPRQSLVHHPDFRRLWAADALAQVGAQLTALALPVYAVTTLGASALQMGYLTSAQTAAFLVVGLPAGAWVDRMRKRSVLIWADVVRGLVLAAVVVLASVGLGSMPMLYAAGLIISVATVFFDVAHLSYVPGLVGLQHVSEGNTKLQATYSVAAVAVPAVGGSLLKVLAAPVLIGVNVVTYFASVAFLARIRKVEVLPPKDSHLPLGPAIAEGLRFITRTPLLNRLVYSTGVSALFSTMGWSMIIYYVVTTLGLGSDAIGVVMSASAVGGILGAVTSRRATDVIGEGRIIAFSAFLTPFLFAAIPLASTFQDDGVDARIPLIVGGFLMQVTQTWFNVSQVSFRQRLCPPYLLGRMNASFRFIVWGGMPIAGIVGGLIANHFGVVVMLWVVVVGEILAALPLMLSPFRTMRVLPGSRQVTALDDEPDEAPDEAPGEPDDARP; this is encoded by the coding sequence ATGGAGGGCGTGGCCAGCACACCCCGGCAGAGCCTCGTCCACCATCCCGACTTCCGACGGCTGTGGGCGGCCGACGCCCTTGCACAGGTCGGCGCCCAGCTGACCGCTCTCGCGCTGCCCGTCTACGCCGTGACGACGCTCGGCGCGTCCGCCCTCCAGATGGGCTACCTCACCTCTGCGCAGACCGCGGCGTTCCTCGTCGTCGGCCTGCCCGCCGGCGCCTGGGTCGACCGCATGCGCAAGCGCTCCGTGCTCATCTGGGCCGACGTGGTGCGCGGCCTCGTCCTCGCGGCCGTCGTCGTCCTCGCGAGCGTCGGCCTCGGCTCCATGCCGATGCTCTACGCGGCGGGGCTCATCATCTCGGTGGCGACGGTGTTCTTCGACGTCGCGCACCTCTCGTACGTGCCCGGGCTCGTCGGGCTCCAGCACGTCTCCGAGGGCAACACGAAGCTCCAGGCGACGTACTCCGTCGCGGCCGTCGCCGTGCCGGCGGTCGGCGGCTCGCTGCTCAAGGTGCTCGCCGCGCCCGTGCTCATCGGCGTCAACGTCGTCACCTACTTCGCGTCCGTCGCGTTCCTCGCGCGCATCCGCAAGGTCGAGGTCCTGCCGCCCAAGGACTCCCACCTGCCGCTCGGACCCGCGATCGCCGAGGGGCTGCGCTTCATCACACGCACGCCCCTGCTCAACCGGCTCGTCTACTCGACGGGCGTGAGCGCGCTGTTCTCGACCATGGGCTGGTCGATGATCATCTACTACGTCGTCACGACGCTCGGGCTCGGCTCCGACGCGATCGGCGTCGTCATGTCGGCGAGCGCCGTCGGCGGCATCCTCGGCGCCGTCACCTCACGCCGCGCGACCGACGTGATCGGCGAGGGCCGCATCATCGCGTTCTCGGCGTTCCTCACGCCGTTCCTCTTCGCCGCGATCCCGCTCGCGTCGACGTTCCAGGACGACGGCGTCGACGCGCGCATCCCGCTCATCGTCGGCGGCTTCCTCATGCAGGTCACCCAGACCTGGTTCAACGTCTCGCAGGTGAGCTTCCGGCAGCGCCTGTGCCCGCCGTACCTGCTCGGCCGCATGAACGCGTCGTTCCGGTTCATCGTGTGGGGCGGCATGCCGATCGCGGGCATCGTCGGCGGCCTCATCGCCAACCACTTCGGCGTCGTCGTGATGCTCTGGGTCGTCGTCGTGGGGGAGATCCTCGCGGCGCTGCCGCTCATGCTCTCGCCGTTCCGCACGATGCGCGTGCTGCCCGGCAGCCGCCAGGTGACGGCGCTCGACGACGAGCCCGACGAAGCCCCCGACGAGGCTCCCGGCGAACCGGACGACGCACGTCCGTGA
- a CDS encoding SUMF1/EgtB/PvdO family nonheme iron enzyme, with amino-acid sequence MIDVDWVEVPAGTLHRGTPLEEIDAVVARHGDLGLPLSYFLKEAPRHSVEVPAFSISRTPVTRTQWNAVAAVVALPLDPADGPDLPVDGVAWDDAQLFCATLRDATGLPVHLPSEIQWERAARGDDTREYPWGDVWDPHAANTAAHGVGAPVPVGSLPRGASPFGVLDLAGNVDEWTRDLFAPYPGAPDGVPVVEAWANDRHVTRGGRYTQDRDLARCARRHSLYDDQRGAGVRLVLDADA; translated from the coding sequence TTGATCGACGTCGACTGGGTCGAGGTCCCTGCCGGCACCCTGCACCGCGGGACCCCCCTCGAAGAGATCGACGCGGTCGTCGCGCGGCACGGTGATCTCGGCCTGCCGCTGTCGTACTTCCTCAAGGAGGCTCCCCGGCACTCCGTCGAGGTTCCGGCGTTCTCGATCTCGCGCACACCGGTGACGCGGACGCAGTGGAACGCGGTCGCCGCCGTCGTCGCGCTGCCGCTCGACCCGGCGGACGGTCCCGACCTCCCCGTAGACGGCGTGGCATGGGACGACGCGCAGCTCTTCTGCGCCACCCTGCGGGATGCCACCGGCCTGCCCGTCCACCTGCCGTCCGAGATCCAGTGGGAGCGCGCGGCGCGCGGCGACGACACTCGCGAGTATCCCTGGGGTGATGTGTGGGACCCGCACGCCGCGAACACCGCCGCGCACGGCGTCGGCGCGCCGGTGCCCGTCGGCAGCCTGCCGCGCGGCGCGAGCCCGTTCGGCGTGCTCGACCTCGCGGGCAACGTCGACGAGTGGACCCGCGACCTCTTCGCGCCCTATCCCGGTGCCCCGGACGGTGTTCCCGTCGTCGAGGCGTGGGCGAACGACCGGCACGTCACCCGCGGCGGTCGCTACACGCAGGACCGCGACCTCGCTCGCTGCGCCCGCAGGCACTCGCTCTACGACGACCAGCGGGGTGCTGGCGTGAGGCTGGTCCTCGACGCTGACGCCTGA
- a CDS encoding heavy metal translocating P-type ATPase: protein MSSHDHTHETHHAGHGPAEHAGLATAHDETAVHADHVMANHAHTGHGDHVGQFRRLFWIMLVLAVPTVALSGTFADLVGYDLPHTGFLTWVSPVLGTFMYLWGGRPFLTGAADEMRRRSPGMMLLVALALTVAFVASWGATLGWLHHALDFWWELALLVVIMLLGHWIEMRSLAQTTSALDSLAALLPDSAERVEGDGVVRVSPADLRVGDVVLVRPGASVPADGRVVDGSAHVDESMITGESRAVKREIGDHVTAGTVATDSGLRVEVTATGDDTALAGIGRLVADAQASTSRAQRLADRAAGWLFWFALGSAALTALVWSLVGLPDDAVVRTITVLVIACPHALGLAIPLVVSIATERAARGGVLVTDRLALERMRTVDTVLLDKTGTLTKGEPTVTAVAPAGGHDEAHVLALAAAAEQDSEHPLATAIVGAARARGLDVPAATEFTSSPAVGVRATVDGRVVEVGGPRLLAQSGLDELADVAPWHAQGAIILHVLVDGAVVGALRLADEIRETSREAIDALHAAGAEVVMVTGDARPVAEHVAATLGIDRVHAGVRPEDKAATVAALRAEGRAVAMVGDGVNDAPALAAADVGIAIGAGTDVAIGSAGVVLASSDPRSILSVVALSRASYRKMQQNLWWAAGYNLLAVPLAAGVLAPLGFVLPMSVGAILMSASTVVVALNAQLLRRLDLTPGASTRDLLG, encoded by the coding sequence ATGAGCAGCCACGACCACACCCACGAGACCCACCACGCGGGACACGGCCCGGCCGAGCACGCAGGCCTCGCCACCGCTCACGACGAGACCGCCGTGCACGCGGACCACGTCATGGCGAACCACGCCCACACCGGCCACGGCGACCATGTCGGCCAGTTCCGTCGGCTCTTCTGGATCATGCTCGTCCTAGCCGTCCCCACGGTCGCGCTGAGCGGCACGTTCGCCGACCTCGTCGGCTACGACCTGCCACACACGGGCTTCCTCACGTGGGTCTCCCCCGTCCTCGGCACCTTCATGTACCTGTGGGGCGGCCGGCCCTTCCTCACGGGAGCGGCCGACGAGATGCGTCGACGCAGCCCCGGCATGATGCTCCTCGTCGCGCTCGCCCTCACGGTCGCGTTCGTCGCCTCGTGGGGCGCGACCCTCGGATGGCTCCACCACGCCCTCGACTTCTGGTGGGAGCTCGCGCTCCTCGTCGTCATCATGCTGCTGGGCCACTGGATCGAGATGCGTTCGCTCGCACAGACGACGTCCGCGCTCGACTCGCTCGCGGCGCTCCTGCCCGACTCCGCGGAGCGCGTCGAGGGCGACGGTGTCGTGCGGGTCTCCCCCGCCGACCTTCGCGTCGGTGACGTCGTCCTCGTCCGGCCCGGGGCCTCGGTGCCGGCCGACGGTCGCGTCGTCGACGGCTCGGCGCACGTCGACGAGTCGATGATCACGGGCGAGTCCCGCGCCGTGAAGCGTGAGATCGGCGACCACGTCACCGCGGGAACCGTCGCGACCGACTCCGGCCTGCGCGTCGAGGTCACAGCGACGGGCGACGACACCGCGCTCGCAGGCATCGGCCGCCTCGTCGCCGACGCGCAGGCGTCGACCTCCCGCGCGCAGCGCCTCGCCGACAGGGCCGCCGGCTGGCTCTTCTGGTTCGCCCTCGGCTCCGCCGCGCTCACCGCGCTCGTGTGGTCGCTCGTCGGCCTGCCCGACGACGCCGTCGTCCGCACCATCACCGTCCTCGTCATCGCCTGCCCCCACGCGCTCGGCCTCGCGATCCCGCTCGTCGTCTCGATCGCGACCGAGCGTGCCGCCCGCGGCGGCGTCCTCGTCACCGACCGTCTCGCGCTCGAGCGCATGCGCACCGTCGACACCGTGCTGCTCGACAAGACGGGCACTCTCACGAAGGGCGAACCGACCGTCACAGCCGTCGCCCCGGCAGGCGGCCACGACGAGGCGCACGTCCTCGCTCTGGCTGCAGCCGCCGAGCAGGACAGCGAGCACCCGCTCGCGACCGCGATCGTCGGCGCCGCACGCGCGCGCGGGCTCGACGTCCCCGCGGCGACGGAGTTCACGTCGTCACCCGCGGTCGGCGTCCGTGCGACGGTCGACGGCCGCGTCGTCGAGGTCGGCGGACCCCGCCTCCTTGCGCAGTCGGGGCTCGACGAGCTCGCGGACGTCGCACCCTGGCACGCCCAGGGCGCGATCATCCTCCACGTCCTCGTCGACGGTGCCGTCGTCGGCGCCCTGCGCCTCGCGGACGAGATCCGCGAGACCTCGCGCGAGGCGATCGACGCGCTGCACGCCGCCGGCGCCGAGGTGGTCATGGTCACGGGCGACGCCCGCCCGGTCGCCGAGCACGTCGCCGCCACGCTCGGCATCGACCGGGTCCACGCCGGCGTCCGACCCGAGGACAAGGCCGCCACCGTCGCCGCGCTCCGCGCGGAGGGCCGTGCGGTCGCGATGGTCGGCGACGGCGTCAACGACGCCCCCGCACTCGCGGCCGCCGACGTCGGCATCGCGATCGGCGCCGGCACGGACGTCGCCATCGGCTCCGCGGGCGTCGTGCTCGCGAGCTCCGACCCTCGCTCCATCCTTTCCGTCGTCGCCCTCTCGCGGGCGTCGTACCGCAAGATGCAGCAGAACCTCTGGTGGGCCGCCGGCTACAACCTCCTCGCCGTGCCGCTCGCCGCGGGCGTCCTGGCTCCGCTCGGGTTCGTCCTGCCGATGAGCGTCGGCGCGATCCTCATGTCGGCCTCGACCGTCGTCGTCGCGCTCAACGCCCAGCTGCTGCGGCGTCTCGACCTCACGCCCGGGGCGAGCACGCGCGACCTCCTCGGGTGA
- a CDS encoding RtcB family protein, with amino-acid sequence MNEFPVTLSGARAPTLMWTYEHDVEPAALQQLRNIAGLPWVEGLRVMPDVHLGKGATVGSVIAMRDAVSPNAVGVDIGCGMIGVRTSLTADDLPDNLGPLRAAIEAAVPVGWKGHAEPVNLARLRPVANGAGMSETLRGADAFWSRFDGLHGRVSDIEGKVRRQLGTLGGGNHFIELCVDESGQLWLQLHSGSRNLGKTLAEQHVAIAKRLPHNDGLVDRDLAVFLGGTPEMDAYLADLRWAQEYAARSRAVMMALVVDVVRTHLAAAAPTFDEAVNVHHNYVAVETVDGTDLVVTRKGAIRAGTGELGLIPGSMGTGSYVVRGLGNPASYWSASHGAGRRMSRTAARKRFTAADLAAQTAGVECRKDEGVVDEIPAAYKDLDAVVAAQSDLVEVVARLTTLLCVKG; translated from the coding sequence ATGAACGAGTTCCCCGTGACGCTCTCCGGAGCGCGCGCCCCCACCCTCATGTGGACCTACGAGCACGACGTCGAGCCCGCCGCCCTCCAGCAGCTCCGCAACATCGCCGGGCTGCCCTGGGTCGAGGGCCTGCGCGTCATGCCCGACGTCCACCTCGGCAAGGGTGCGACCGTCGGCTCCGTCATCGCCATGCGCGACGCCGTCTCACCCAACGCGGTCGGCGTCGACATCGGCTGCGGCATGATCGGCGTCCGCACGTCGCTCACGGCCGACGACCTCCCCGACAACCTCGGGCCCCTGCGTGCCGCGATCGAGGCCGCGGTGCCCGTCGGCTGGAAGGGGCACGCGGAGCCTGTCAACCTTGCGCGCCTGCGTCCGGTCGCGAACGGCGCGGGCATGTCCGAGACGCTGCGCGGTGCCGACGCCTTCTGGTCGCGCTTCGACGGGCTCCACGGCCGGGTCTCCGACATCGAGGGCAAGGTGCGTCGCCAGCTCGGCACGCTCGGCGGCGGCAACCACTTCATCGAGCTGTGCGTCGACGAGTCCGGGCAGCTGTGGCTGCAGCTGCACTCCGGCTCGCGCAACCTCGGCAAGACGCTCGCCGAGCAGCACGTCGCGATCGCGAAGCGGCTTCCGCACAACGACGGCCTCGTCGACCGGGACCTCGCCGTCTTCCTCGGCGGCACGCCCGAGATGGACGCGTACCTCGCGGACCTGCGCTGGGCGCAGGAGTACGCGGCGCGCTCGCGCGCGGTCATGATGGCGCTCGTCGTCGACGTCGTCCGGACGCACCTCGCCGCGGCCGCCCCGACGTTCGACGAGGCCGTCAACGTCCACCACAACTACGTCGCGGTCGAGACGGTCGACGGCACGGACCTCGTCGTCACCCGCAAGGGCGCGATCCGCGCCGGCACGGGCGAGCTCGGGCTCATCCCCGGCTCCATGGGCACGGGTTCCTACGTCGTGCGTGGGCTCGGCAATCCCGCGTCGTACTGGTCGGCGTCGCACGGCGCGGGACGCCGCATGTCCCGGACGGCCGCGCGCAAGCGGTTCACGGCCGCCGACCTCGCGGCGCAGACCGCGGGCGTCGAGTGCCGCAAGGACGAGGGAGTCGTCGACGAGATCCCCGCCGCGTACAAGGACCTCGACGCTGTCGTCGCCGCCCAGTCGGACCTCGTCGAGGTCGTCGCCCGCCTCACGACCCTTCTGTGCGTCAAGGGCTGA
- a CDS encoding dihydrofolate reductase family protein, producing the protein MGIVRAELFSTLDLVGQAPGGPDEDPVAFTFGGWQFPLLDDLTGEQLDAAYTGVDALLLGRRTYDIFAGYWPLQPSEGPDGTIAELFNRVPKYVVSRGRPLLDWEPTTLLGPDLTAEVDALRARHELVSVVGSLGMLGTLLRLRLVDEIDLWVHPILLGEGRTIFGTGTAPSRLELRADPVGSPKGVVLLQYRVIDGEPATGDMSVRA; encoded by the coding sequence ATGGGCATCGTCCGTGCCGAGCTGTTCTCGACCCTCGACCTCGTCGGGCAGGCGCCAGGCGGCCCCGACGAGGACCCGGTCGCGTTCACCTTCGGCGGCTGGCAGTTCCCGCTCCTGGACGACCTCACAGGCGAGCAGCTCGACGCCGCCTACACGGGCGTCGACGCGCTGCTGCTCGGCAGGCGCACGTACGACATCTTCGCGGGCTACTGGCCGCTGCAGCCTTCCGAGGGCCCCGACGGCACGATCGCCGAGCTGTTCAACCGCGTGCCGAAGTACGTCGTCTCACGGGGAAGGCCGCTGCTCGACTGGGAGCCGACGACCCTGCTCGGCCCGGACCTCACGGCCGAGGTCGACGCGTTGCGAGCGCGGCACGAGCTCGTGAGCGTCGTCGGGAGCCTCGGGATGCTGGGGACGCTGCTGCGGCTGCGGCTCGTCGACGAGATCGACCTGTGGGTCCACCCGATCCTTCTCGGCGAGGGCCGGACGATCTTCGGCACCGGCACCGCACCGTCGCGCCTCGAGCTGCGCGCCGACCCTGTCGGCAGCCCGAAGGGTGTCGTGCTGCTGCAGTACCGGGTGATCGACGGCGAGCCGGCGACCGGCGACATGTCGGTGCGCGCCTGA
- a CDS encoding SPFH domain-containing protein encodes MSFMDKLRGQLIDIIEFLDSSRDTIVWRFPRQGNEIKNEAKLVVREGQVAVFVNEGRLADVFGPGTYTLSTQNLPILSTLKGWKHGFNSPWKAEVYFVTTRQFTDFKWGTQNPIMLRDPEFGVVRLRGFGTYSLQVADAASLLRQLVGTDPNFRTEEIGEFFRQNIVGALGPALAHANVAALDLAANQNEIAGRLATELTASLAEYGVAIPRFVIENISMPPEVEAALDKKTQMAVLGNMQQYTQFQAANAIETAAGNPGGGGEGMTMGLGLAVGQQMAQTLAGAQAAPAAAPAAAAPPPLPGAGAPWFHATGGAQSGPTTVAELGALVAAGSFTRDTLVWQDGMPSWTAAGSVPALSSIFGAVPPPLPPAMPGA; translated from the coding sequence ATGAGCTTCATGGACAAGCTGCGCGGGCAGCTCATCGACATCATCGAGTTCCTCGACAGCTCGCGCGACACGATCGTCTGGCGCTTCCCGCGCCAGGGCAACGAGATCAAGAACGAGGCCAAGCTCGTCGTCCGCGAGGGACAGGTCGCCGTCTTCGTCAACGAGGGGCGTCTCGCCGACGTCTTCGGGCCCGGCACCTACACCCTGTCGACCCAGAACCTGCCGATCCTCTCGACGCTCAAGGGCTGGAAGCACGGCTTCAACTCTCCGTGGAAGGCCGAGGTCTACTTCGTCACGACCCGGCAGTTCACCGACTTCAAGTGGGGCACCCAGAACCCCATCATGCTGCGCGACCCCGAGTTCGGGGTCGTCCGTCTGCGCGGCTTCGGCACCTACTCGCTGCAGGTCGCCGACGCCGCCTCGCTGCTGCGCCAGCTCGTGGGCACCGACCCCAACTTCCGCACCGAGGAGATCGGGGAGTTCTTCCGCCAGAACATCGTCGGCGCGCTCGGCCCCGCGCTCGCCCACGCGAACGTCGCCGCCCTCGACCTCGCAGCCAACCAGAACGAGATCGCCGGTCGCCTCGCGACCGAGCTCACCGCGAGCCTCGCCGAGTACGGCGTCGCGATCCCCCGCTTCGTCATCGAGAACATCTCGATGCCCCCCGAGGTCGAGGCCGCGCTCGACAAGAAGACGCAGATGGCCGTCCTCGGGAACATGCAGCAGTACACGCAGTTCCAGGCCGCCAACGCGATCGAGACCGCCGCGGGCAACCCCGGCGGCGGTGGCGAGGGCATGACCATGGGCCTCGGCCTGGCCGTCGGCCAGCAGATGGCGCAGACGCTCGCCGGCGCCCAGGCCGCCCCGGCGGCCGCGCCCGCAGCCGCCGCGCCGCCGCCGCTGCCAGGCGCGGGAGCGCCCTGGTTCCACGCCACGGGCGGCGCCCAGTCGGGCCCGACGACGGTGGCTGAGCTCGGTGCGCTCGTCGCCGCGGGCTCGTTCACCCGCGACACGCTCGTCTGGCAGGACGGCATGCCGTCCTGGACCGCGGCAGGCTCGGTGCCCGCCCTCTCCTCGATCTTCGGTGCCGTCCCGCCGCCGCTCCCGCCGGCGATGCCGGGGGCCTGA
- the hemH gene encoding ferrochelatase translates to MSRVAVVLLNLGTPEAPTPRAVRRYLREFLSDRRVVETHPALWRPILEAVVLTVRPRASAAKYASVWTADGSPLLVHSRAQRDGVAAALASGDIDVRVAMTYGSPSLSSVLDDLSADGLQRVLVVPLYPQYSGSSAGAALDALRRHGLRRRDTPEIRTVRSFPEDEGYIDALARAVEASWVERGRPDVAAGDRLLLSYHSVPVAMIEAGDPYAEECARTTAALTQRLGLPREGVVETFQSVFGPAQWHGPATIDTVAALARSGTRRLDVVCPGFVSDCLETLEEIDMLNREAFVEAGGVDFSYVPWGNSNQPWVDALAAIVRQHLGGWPVGACTPEEPVKNSSPLEVR, encoded by the coding sequence ATGTCCCGCGTTGCCGTCGTCCTGCTCAACCTCGGCACGCCCGAGGCTCCCACGCCGCGCGCCGTCAGGCGGTACCTGCGCGAGTTCCTCTCCGACCGACGCGTCGTCGAGACGCACCCGGCCCTCTGGCGCCCGATCCTCGAAGCGGTCGTCCTCACGGTGCGTCCGCGCGCCTCGGCCGCGAAGTATGCCTCGGTGTGGACCGCGGACGGCTCGCCGCTCCTCGTGCACTCCCGCGCGCAGCGCGACGGGGTGGCGGCTGCGCTCGCGAGTGGCGACATCGATGTCCGCGTCGCGATGACCTACGGCTCTCCGTCGCTCTCGTCGGTCCTCGACGACCTCTCGGCGGACGGCCTGCAGCGCGTCCTCGTCGTCCCGCTCTACCCGCAGTACTCGGGCTCGTCGGCGGGCGCGGCGCTCGACGCGCTCCGACGCCACGGGCTGCGGCGGCGCGACACCCCCGAGATTCGTACGGTGCGGTCGTTCCCCGAGGACGAGGGCTACATCGACGCGCTCGCGCGCGCGGTCGAGGCCTCCTGGGTCGAGCGCGGTCGCCCGGACGTCGCCGCAGGAGACAGGCTGCTCCTCAGCTATCACTCGGTGCCCGTCGCGATGATCGAGGCAGGTGACCCCTACGCGGAGGAGTGCGCGCGAACCACCGCCGCGCTCACGCAGCGGCTGGGCCTGCCGCGCGAGGGTGTCGTCGAGACGTTCCAGTCCGTCTTCGGACCGGCGCAGTGGCACGGGCCCGCGACGATCGACACGGTGGCGGCGCTCGCACGCAGCGGCACCCGCCGGCTCGACGTCGTCTGCCCCGGGTTCGTCTCGGACTGTCTCGAGACGCTCGAGGAGATCGACATGCTCAACCGCGAAGCCTTCGTCGAGGCCGGAGGCGTCGACTTCTCGTACGTCCCGTGGGGCAACAGCAACCAGCCCTGGGTCGACGCGCTCGCAGCGATCGTCCGTCAGCACCTGGGCGGTTGGCCGGTGGGGGCCTGCACGCCGGAAGAGCCCGTCAAGAACTCGTCCCCGCTT